From the genome of Spirulina subsalsa PCC 9445:
CAGGTGGATTTGATGGATGCTGCGTCCCTACAAAACACTGCTGTAGGAGACGAATACTGTGATTCACTTTCCTGTTTACATACACTGGAGCATTTTGGGCTTGGTCGCTACGGAGACCCAATCAATCCTCACGGATATATCAAGGGGATGCAGAATATGGCAAGGCTATTGAGGATAGGTGGCAAGTTATATCTATCCACACCCATTGGCAAAGAACGGGTAGAGTTCAACGCCAACTGGGTGTTTGATCCAAGAACAATTTTGAATTCAGCCAAGAAATTTGGTTTGGAATTAAATTCACTAACAATTTTTCGTCCATCCCTTGGTGTAGAAATTTC
Proteins encoded in this window:
- a CDS encoding DUF268 domain-containing protein; amino-acid sequence: QVDLMDAASLQNTAVGDEYCDSLSCLHTLEHFGLGRYGDPINPHGYIKGMQNMARLLRIGGKLYLSTPIGKERVEFNANWVFDPRTILNSAKKFGLELNSLTIFRPSLGVEISRFDEATLDVLAQQSYNLGIFTFTKIANSKSIGLSSGEQPSL